One Aphidius gifuensis isolate YNYX2018 linkage group LG3, ASM1490517v1, whole genome shotgun sequence DNA window includes the following coding sequences:
- the LOC122852761 gene encoding uncharacterized transmembrane protein DDB_G0289901-like isoform X7: MIRITKFLVFSIFAVYLIAATPSNSRAVNNGWGDDNYDIPISSENGNDNGGNSGTSAITGSQSYSYSGSVGSSNTGTGSGSGSASSSSAGASSGSSGQSGSASSAAAAAAAASSGSSSDGLTGQSGSASSAAAAAAAASSGSSGGGSSSQSGSSSNAGSSTSTGPAGTVVSSNSGSSSNSGSLTSTGPSGTVSSSNSGSSSNAGSSTKTGPAGTVVSSNSGSSSNAGSATKTGPAGTVVASNSGSSSNAGSVTKTGSSGTVSSSNSGSSSNAGSATKTGPSGTVSSSNSGSSSNAGSSTRTGPAGTVVSSNSGSSSNAGSATKTGLSGTVSSSNSGSSSNAGSSTKTGPAGTVVSSNSGSSSNAGSVTKTGPSGTVSSSNSGSSSNAGSSTRTGPAGTVVSSNSGSSSNAGSITKAGPSGTVSSSNSGSSSNAGSSTRTGPAGTVVSSNSGSTSNAGSATKTGPAGTVVASNSGSSSNAGSVTRTGPAGTVVSSNSGSSSNAGSVTKTGPSGTVSSSNSGSSSNAGSSTRTGPAGTVVSSNSGSSSNAGSVTKTGPSGTVVSSNSGSSSNAGSATKTGPAGTVVSSNSGSSSNAGSATKTGPAGTVVASNSGSSSNAGSVTKTGPSGTVVASNSGSSSNAGSVTKTGPSGTVVSSNSGSSSNAGSATKTGPSGTVSSSNSGSSSNAGSVTKTGPSGTVSSSNSGSSSNAGSVTKTGPSGTVVSSNSGSSSNAGSATKTGPAGTVVASNSGSSSNAGSSTKTGPAGTVVASNSGSSSNAGSVTKTGPSGTVVSSNSGSSSNAGSATKTGPAGTVSSSNSGSSSNAGSVTKTGPSGTVVSSNSGSSSNAGSATKTGPSGTVSSSNSGSSSNAGSSTKTGPAGTVVSSNSGSSSNAGSSTKTGPAGTVVSSNSGSSSNAGSVTKTGPSGTVSSSNSGSSSNAGSATKTGPSGTVSSSNSGSSSNAGSSTKTGPAGTVVSSNSGSSSNAGSATKTGPAGTVVSSNSGSSSNAGSVTKTGPSGTVVSSNSGSSSNAGSVTKTGPSGTVSSSNSGSSSNAGSSTKTGPAGTVVSSNSGSSSNAGSITKAGPSGTVSSSNSGSSSNAGSSTRTGPAGTVVSSNSGSSSNAGSATKTGPAGTVVASNSGSSSNAGSVTRTGPAGTVVSSNSGSSSNAGSVTKTGPSGTVSSSNSGSSSNAGSSTRTGPAGTVVSSNSGSSSNAGSVTKTGPSGTVVSSNSGSSSNAGSATKTGPAGTVVSSNSGSSSNAGSATKTGPAGTVVASNSGSSSNAGSVTKTGPSGTVVSSNSGSSSNAGSVTKTGPSGTVVSSNSGSSSNAGSATKTGPSGTVSSSNSGSSSNAGSVTKTGPSGTVSSSNSGSSSNAGSVTKTGPSGTVSSSNSGSSSNAGSSTKTGPAGTVVSSNSGSSSNAGSVTKTGPSGTVSSSNSGSSSNAGSVTKTGPSGTVSSSNSGSSSNAGSSTKTGPAGTVVSSNSGSSSNAGSVTKTGPSGTVSSSNSGSSSNAGSSTRTGPAGTVSSSNSGSSSNAGSVTKTGPSGTVSSSNSGSSSNAGSSTKTGPAGTVVSSNSGSSSNAGSVTKTGPSGTVSSSNSGSSSNAGSVTKTGPSGTVSSSNSGSSSNAGSVTKTGPSGTVSSSNSGSSSNAGSSTRTGPAGTVVSSNSGSSSNAGSVTKTGPSGTVSSSNSGSSSNAGSSTKTGPSGTVSSSNSGSSSNAGSVTKTGPSGTVSSSNSGSSSNAGSSTRTGPAGTVVSSNSGSSSNAGSSTNSGTTSGSVLSSTTASPTKPTKISGSVSSSTTASPTKPTKNPGNVSSSTIASPTKPTKAVVNPHNRGHSGHEHHHHRGLHWGHKLREHIRHERIIPHHEIRKHSQRDC, translated from the exons atGATTCGGATCACAAAATTTCTAGTGTTCAGCATTTTTGCTGTGTACTTAATTG CGGCAACACCAAGTAATTCACGGGCTGTGAATAACGGATGGGGTGATGATAATTACGACATACCTATATCAAGTGAAAATGGAAATGACAATGGAGGAAACAGTGGAACTAGTGCAATAACCGGATCACAATCATACAGCTACTCTGGATCAGTAGGATCTAGCAATACTGGTACAGGATCAGGAAGTGGATCAGCCAGTAGTTCTTCAGCAGGTGCAAGTTCAGGATCCTCTGGTCAAAGTGGATCAGCCAGTAGCGCTGCAGCAGCTGCAGCAGCAGCAAGTTCAGGATCATCAAGTGATGGTTTAACAGGTCAAAGTGGATCAGCCAGTAGCGCTGCAGCAGCTGCAGCAGCTGCAAGTTCAGGGTCATCTGGTGGTGGCTCGTCTAGTCAAAGTGGATCATCCAGTAACGCTGGATCCTCTACGAGTACAGGACCAGCTGGTACTGTTGTATCCAGTAACAGTGGATCATCTAGTAATTCTGGATCATTGACAAGTACAGGACCATCTGGTACTGTTTCATCCAGTAACAGTGGATCATCAAGTAACGCTGGATCATCTACAAAAACAGGACCAGCTGGTACTGTTGTATCCAGTAACAGTGGATCATCAAGTAACGCTGGATCTGCTACAAAAACAGGACCAGCTGGTACTGTTGTAGCCAGTAACAGTGGATCATCAAGTAACGCTGGATCAGTTACAAAAACAGGTTCATCTGGTACTGTTTCATCCAGTAACAGTGGATCATCAAGTAACGCTGGATCTGCTACAAAAACAGGACCATCCGGTACTGTATCATCCAGTAACAGTGGCTCATCAAGTAACGCTGGATCATCTACAAGAACAGGACCAGCTGGTACTGTTGTATCCAGTAACAGTGGATCATCAAGTAACGCTGGATCTGCTACAAAAACAGGTTTATCTGGTACTGTTTCATCCAGTAACAGTGGATCATCAAGTAACGCTGGATCATCTACAAAAACAGGACCAGCTGGTACTGTTGTATCTAGTAACAGTGGATCATCAAGTAACGCTGGATCAGTTACAAAAACAGGTCCATCTGGAACAGTTTCATCCAGTAACAGTGGATCATCAAGTAACGCTGGATCATCTACAAGAACAGGACCAGCCGGTACTGTTGTATCCAGTAACAGTGGATCATCAAGTAACGCTGGATCCATAACAAAAGCAGGACCATCCGGTACTGTATCATCTAGTAACAGTGGCTCATCAAGTAACGCTGGATCATCTACAAGAACAGGACCAGCTGGTACTGTTGTATCCAGTAACAGTGGATCAACAAGTAACGCTGGATCTGCTACAAAAACAGGACCAGCTGGTACTGTTGTAGCCAGTAACAGTGGATCATCAAGTAACGCTGGATCAGTTACAAGAACAGGACCAGCTGGTACTGTTGTATCCAGTAACAGTGGATCATCAAGTAACGCTGGATCAGTTACAAAAACAGGTCCATCTGGAACAGTTTCATCCAGTAACAGTGGATCATCAAGTAACGCTGGATCATCTACAAGAACAGGACCAGCCGGTACTGTTGTATCCAGTAACAGTGGATCATCAAGTAACGCTGGATCAGTTACAAAAACAGGTCCATCTGGTACTGTTGTATCCAGTAACAGTGGATCATCAAGTAACGCTGGATCTGCTACGAAAACAGGACCAGCTGGTACTGTTGTATCCAGTAACAGTGGATCATCAAGTAACGCTGGATCTGCTACAAAAACAGGACCAGCTGGTACTGTTGTAGCCAGTAACAGTGGATCATCAAGTAACGCTGGATCAGTTACAAAAACAGGTCCATCTGGTACTGTTGTAGCCAGTAACAGTGGATCATCAAGTAACGCTGGATCAGTTACAAAAACAGGTCCATCTGGTACTGTTGTATCCAGTAACAGTGGATCATCAAGTAACGCTGGATCTGCTACAAAAACAGGTCCATCTGGTACTGTTTCATCCAGTAACAGTGGATCATCAAGTAACGCTGGATCAGTTACAAAAACAG GACCATCCGGTACTGTATCATCCAGTAACAGTGGATCATCAAGTAACGCTGGATCAGTTACAAAAACAGGTCCATCTGGTACTGTTGTATCCAGTAACAGTGGATCATCAAGTAACGCTGGATCTGCTACAAAAACAGGACCAGCTGGTACTGTTGTAGCCAGTAACAGTGGATCATCAAGTAACGCTGGATCATCTACAAAAACAGGACCAGCTGGTACTGTTGTAGCCAGTAACAGTGGATCATCAAGTAACGCTGGATCAG TTACAAAAACAGGTCCATCTGGTACTGTTGTATCCAGTAACAGTGGATCATCAAGTAACGCTGGATCTGCTACAAAAACAGGACCAGCTGGTACTGTTTCATCCAGTAACAGTGGATCATCAAGTAACGCTGGATCAGTTACAAAAACAGGTCCATCTGGTACTGTTGTATCCAGTAACAGTGGATCATCAAGTAACGCTGGATCTGCTACAAAAACAGGACCATCTGGTACCGTTTCATCCAGTAACAGTGGCTCATCAAGTAACGCTGGATCATCTACAAAAACAGGACCAGCTGGTACTGTTGTATCCAGTAACAGTGGATCATCAAGTAACGCTGGATCATCTACAAAAACAGGACCAGCTGGTACTGTTGTATCCAGTAACAGTGGATCATCAAGTAACGCTGGATCAGTTACAAAAACAGGTCCATCTGGTACTGTTTCATCCAGTAACAGTGGATCATCAAGTAACGCTGGATCTGCTACAAAAACAGGACCATCTGGTACTGTTTCATCCAGTAACAGTGGATCATCAAGTAACGCTGGATCATCTACAAAAACAGGACCAGCTGGTACTGTTGTATCCAGTAACAGTGGATCATCAAGTAACGCTGGATCTGCTACAAAAACAGGACCAGCTGGTACTGTTGTATCCAGTAACAGTGGATCATCAAGTAACGCTGGATCAGTTACAAAAACAGGTCCATCTG GTACTGTTGTATCCAGTAACAGTGGATCATCAAGTAACGCTGGATCAGTTACAAAAACAGGTCCATCTGGTACTGTTTCATCCAGTAACAGTGGATCATCAAGTAACGCTGGATCATCTACAAAAACAGGACCAGCTGGTACTGTTGTATCCAGTAACAGTGGATCATCAAGTAACGCTGGATCCATAACAAAAGCAGGACCATCCGGTACTGTATCATCCAGTAACAGTGGCTCATCAAGTAACGCTGGATCATCTACAAGAACAGGACCAGCTGGTACTGTTGTATCCAGTAACAGTGGATCATCAAGTAACGCTGGATCTGCTACAAAAACAGGACCAGCTGGTACTGTTGTAGCCAGTAACAGTGGATCATCAAGTAACGCTGGATCAGTTACAAGAACAGGACCAGCTGGTACTGTTGTATCCAGTAACAGTGGATCATCAAGTAACGCTGGATCAGTTACAAAAACAGGTCCATCTGGAACAGTTTCATCCAGTAACAGTGGATCATCAAGTAACGCTGGATCATCTACAAGAACAGGACCAGCCGGTACTGTTGTATCCAGTAACAGTGGATCATCAAGTAACGCTGGATCAGTTACAAAAACAGGTCCATCTGGTACTGTTGTATCCAGTAACAGTGGATCATCAAGTAACGCTGGATCTGCTACAAAAACAGGACCAGCTGGTACTGTTGTATCCAGTAACAGTGGATCATCAAGTAACGCTGGATCTGCTACAAAAACAGGACCAGCTGGTACTGTTGTAGCCAGTAACAGTGGATCATCAAGTAACGCTGGATCAGTTACAAAAACAGGTCCATCTGGTACTGTTGTATCCAGTAACAGTGGATCATCAAGTAACGCTGGATCAGTTACAAAAACAGGTCCATCTGGTACTGTTGTATCCAGTAACAGTGGATCATCAAGTAACGCTGGATCTGCTACAAAAACAGGTCCATCTGGTACTGTTTCATCCAGTAACAGTGGATCATCAAGTAACGCTGGATCAGTTACAAAAACAG GTCCATCTGGTACTGTTTCATCCAGTAACAGTGGATCATCAAGTAACGCTGGATCAGTTACAAAAACAGGTCCATCTGGTACTGTTTCATCCAGTAACAGTGGATCATCAAGTAACGCTGGATCATCTACAAAAACAGGACCAGCTGGTACTGTTGTATCCAGTAACAGTGGATCATCAAGTAACGCTGGATCAGTTACAAAAACAGGTCCATCTGGTACTGTTTCATCCAGTAACAGTGGATCATCAAGTAACGCTGGATCAGTTACAAAAACAGGTCCATCTGGTACTGTTTCATCCAGTAACAGTGGATCATCAAGTAACGCTGGATCATCTACAAAAACAGGACCAGCTGGTACTGTTGTATCCAGTAACAGTGGATCATCAAGTAACGCTGGATCAGTTACAAAAACAGGTCCATCTGGTACTGTTTCATCCAGTAACAGTGGATCATCAAGTAACGCTGGATCATCTACAAGAACAGGACCAGCCGGTACTGTTTCATCCAGTAACAGTGGATCATCAAGTAACGCTGGATCAGTTACAAAAACAGGTCCATCTGGTACTGTTTCATCCAGTAACAGTGGCTCATCAAGTAACGCTGGATCATCTACAAAAACAGGACCAGCTGGTACTGTTGTATCCAGTAACAGTGGATCATCAAGTAACGCTGGATCAGTTACAAAAACAGGTCCATCTGGTACTGTTTCATCCAGTAACAGTGGATCATCAAGTAACGCTGGATCAGTTACAAAAACAGGTCCATCTGGTACTGTTTCATCCAGTAACAGTGGATCATCAAGTAACGCTGGATCAGTTACAAAAACAGGTCCATCTGGTACTGTTTCATCCAGTAACAGTGGATCATCAAGTAACGCTGGATCATCTACAAGAACAGGACCAGCTGGTACTGTTGTATCCAGTAACAGTGGATCATCAAGTAACGCTGGATCAGTTACAAAAACAGGTCCATCTGGTACTGTTTCATCCAGTAACAGTGGATCATCAAGTAACGCTGGATCATCTACAAAAACAGGACCATCTGGTACTGTATC ATCCAGTAACAGTGGATCATCAAGTAACGCTGGATCAGTTACAAAAACAGGACCATCCGGTACTGTATCATCCAGTAACAGTGGATCATCAAGTAACGCTGGATCATCTACAAGAACAGGACCAGCTGGTACTGTTGTATCCAGTAACAGTGGATCATCAAGTAACGCTGGATCATCTACGAATTCCGGAACAACTTCTGGCAGCGTATTATCTAGCACTACTGCATCTCCTACAAAACCAACTAAAATTTCTGGCAGCGTATCATCTAGTACCACTGCATCCCCCACAAAACCAACTAAAAATCCCGGCAACGTATCATCTAGTACTATTGCATCCCCTACAAAACCAACAAAAGCTGTCGTCAATCCTCACAACAGAGGTCATTCAGGTCATGAGCATCATCACCACAGAGGTCTGCATTGGGGTCATAAACTTAGAGAACACATACGCCATGAACGAATCATTCCACATCACGAGATAAGAAAGCATTCTCAACGTGATTGTTAA
- the LOC122852761 gene encoding uncharacterized transmembrane protein DDB_G0289901-like isoform X11 yields the protein MIRITKFLVFSIFAVYLIAATPSNSRAVNNGWGDDNYDIPISSENGNDNGGNSGTSAITGSQSYSYSGSVGSSNTGTGSGSGSASSSSAGASSGSSGQSGSASSAAAAAAAASSGSSSDGLTGQSGSASSAAAAAAAASSGSSGGGSSSQSGSSSNAGSSTSTGPAGTVVSSNSGSSSNSGSLTSTGPSGTVSSSNSGSSSNAGSSTKTGPAGTVVSSNSGSSSNAGSATKTGPAGTVVASNSGSSSNAGSVTKTGSSGTVSSSNSGSSSNAGSATKTGPSGTVSSSNSGSSSNAGSSTRTGPAGTVVSSNSGSSSNAGSATKTGLSGTVSSSNSGSSSNAGSSTKTGPAGTVVSSNSGSSSNAGSVTKTGPSGTVSSSNSGSSSNAGSSTRTGPAGTVVSSNSGSSSNAGSITKAGPSGTVSSSNSGSSSNAGSSTRTGPAGTVVSSNSGSTSNAGSATKTGPAGTVVASNSGSSSNAGSVTRTGPAGTVVSSNSGSSSNAGSVTKTGPSGTVSSSNSGSSSNAGSSTRTGPAGTVVSSNSGSSSNAGSVTKTGPSGTVSSSNSGSSSNAGSVTKTGPSGTVVSSNSGSSSNAGSVTKTGPAGTVSSSNSGSSSNAGSVTKTGPSGTVSSSNSGSSSNAGSSTKTGPSGTVSSSNSGSSSNAGSVTKTGPSGTVVSSNSGSSSNAGSATKTGPAGTVVASNSGSSSNAGSSTKTGPAGTVVASNSGSSSNAGSVTKTGPSGTVVSSNSGSSSNAGSATKTGPAGTVSSSNSGSSSNAGSVTKTGPSGTVVSSNSGSSSNAGSATKTGPSGTVSSSNSGSSSNAGSSTKTGPAGTVVSSNSGSSSNAGSSTKTGPAGTVVSSNSGSSSNAGSVTKTGPSGTVSSSNSGSSSNAGSATKTGPSGTVSSSNSGSSSNAGSSTKTGPAGTVVSSNSGSSSNAGSATKTGPAGTVVSSNSGSSSNAGSVTKTGPSGTVVSSNSGSSSNAGSVTKTGPSGTVSSSNSGSSSNAGSSTKTGPAGTVVSSNSGSSSNAGSITKAGPSGTVSSSNSGSSSNAGSSTRTGPAGTVVSSNSGSSSNAGSATKTGPAGTVVASNSGSSSNAGSVTRTGPAGTVVSSNSGSSSNAGSVTKTGPSGTVSSSNSGSSSNAGSSTRTGPAGTVVSSNSGSSSNAGSVTKTGPSGTVVSSNSGSSSNAGSATKTGPAGTVVSSNSGSSSNAGSATKTGPAGTVVASNSGSSSNAGSVTKTGPSGTVVSSNSGSSSNAGSVTKTGPSGTVVSSNSGSSSNAGSATKTGPSGTVSSSNSGSSSNAGSVTKTGPSGTVSSSNSGSSSNAGSVTKTGPSGTVSSSNSGSSSNAGSSTKTGPAGTVVSSNSGSSSNAGSVTKTGPSGTVSSSNSGSSSNAGSVTKTGPSGTVSSSNSGSSSNAGSSTKTGPAGTVVSSNSGSSSNAGSVTKTGPSGTVSSSNSGSSSNAGSSTRTGPAGTVSSSNSGSSSNAGSVTKTGPSGTVSSSNSGSSSNAGSSTKTGPAGTVVSSNSGSSSNAGSVTKTGPSGTVSSSNSGSSSNAGSVTKTGPSGTVSSSNSGSSSNAGSVTKTGPSGTVSSSNSGSSSNAGSSTRTGPAGTVVSSNSGSSSNAGSVTKTGPSGTVSSSNSGSSSNAGSSTKTGPSGTVSSSNSGSSSNAGSVTKTGPSGTVSSSNSGSSSNAGSSTRTGPAGTVVSSNSGSSSNAGSSTNSGTTSGSVLSSTTASPTKPTKISGSVSSSTTASPTKPTKNPGNVSSSTIASPTKPTKAVVNPHNRGHSGHEHHHHRGLHWGHKLREHIRHERIIPHHEIRKHSQRDC from the exons atGATTCGGATCACAAAATTTCTAGTGTTCAGCATTTTTGCTGTGTACTTAATTG CGGCAACACCAAGTAATTCACGGGCTGTGAATAACGGATGGGGTGATGATAATTACGACATACCTATATCAAGTGAAAATGGAAATGACAATGGAGGAAACAGTGGAACTAGTGCAATAACCGGATCACAATCATACAGCTACTCTGGATCAGTAGGATCTAGCAATACTGGTACAGGATCAGGAAGTGGATCAGCCAGTAGTTCTTCAGCAGGTGCAAGTTCAGGATCCTCTGGTCAAAGTGGATCAGCCAGTAGCGCTGCAGCAGCTGCAGCAGCAGCAAGTTCAGGATCATCAAGTGATGGTTTAACAGGTCAAAGTGGATCAGCCAGTAGCGCTGCAGCAGCTGCAGCAGCTGCAAGTTCAGGGTCATCTGGTGGTGGCTCGTCTAGTCAAAGTGGATCATCCAGTAACGCTGGATCCTCTACGAGTACAGGACCAGCTGGTACTGTTGTATCCAGTAACAGTGGATCATCTAGTAATTCTGGATCATTGACAAGTACAGGACCATCTGGTACTGTTTCATCCAGTAACAGTGGATCATCAAGTAACGCTGGATCATCTACAAAAACAGGACCAGCTGGTACTGTTGTATCCAGTAACAGTGGATCATCAAGTAACGCTGGATCTGCTACAAAAACAGGACCAGCTGGTACTGTTGTAGCCAGTAACAGTGGATCATCAAGTAACGCTGGATCAGTTACAAAAACAGGTTCATCTGGTACTGTTTCATCCAGTAACAGTGGATCATCAAGTAACGCTGGATCTGCTACAAAAACAGGACCATCCGGTACTGTATCATCCAGTAACAGTGGCTCATCAAGTAACGCTGGATCATCTACAAGAACAGGACCAGCTGGTACTGTTGTATCCAGTAACAGTGGATCATCAAGTAACGCTGGATCTGCTACAAAAACAGGTTTATCTGGTACTGTTTCATCCAGTAACAGTGGATCATCAAGTAACGCTGGATCATCTACAAAAACAGGACCAGCTGGTACTGTTGTATCTAGTAACAGTGGATCATCAAGTAACGCTGGATCAGTTACAAAAACAGGTCCATCTGGAACAGTTTCATCCAGTAACAGTGGATCATCAAGTAACGCTGGATCATCTACAAGAACAGGACCAGCCGGTACTGTTGTATCCAGTAACAGTGGATCATCAAGTAACGCTGGATCCATAACAAAAGCAGGACCATCCGGTACTGTATCATCTAGTAACAGTGGCTCATCAAGTAACGCTGGATCATCTACAAGAACAGGACCAGCTGGTACTGTTGTATCCAGTAACAGTGGATCAACAAGTAACGCTGGATCTGCTACAAAAACAGGACCAGCTGGTACTGTTGTAGCCAGTAACAGTGGATCATCAAGTAACGCTGGATCAGTTACAAGAACAGGACCAGCTGGTACTGTTGTATCCAGTAACAGTGGATCATCAAGTAACGCTGGATCAGTTACAAAAACAGGTCCATCTGGAACAGTTTCATCCAGTAACAGTGGATCATCAAGTAACGCTGGATCATCTACAAGAACAGGACCAGCCGGTACTGTTGTATCCAGTAACAGTGGATCATCAAGTAACGCTGGATCAGTTACAAAAACAGGTCCATCTG GTACTGTTTCATCCAGTAACAGTGGATCATCAAGTAACGCTGGATCAGTTACAAAAACAGGTCCATCTGGTACTGTTGTATCCAGTAACAGTGGATCATCAAGTAACGCTGGATCAGTTACAAAAACAGGACCAGCTGGTACTGTTTCATCCAGTAACAGTGGATCATCAAGTAACGCTGGATCAGTTACAAAAACAGGTCCATCTGGTACTGTTTCATCCAGTAACAGTGGATCATCAAGTAACGCTGGATCATCTACAAAAACAGGACCATCCGGTACTGTATCATCCAGTAACAGTGGATCATCAAGTAACGCTGGATCAGTTACAAAAACAGGTCCATCTGGTACTGTTGTATCCAGTAACAGTGGATCATCAAGTAACGCTGGATCTGCTACAAAAACAGGACCAGCTGGTACTGTTGTAGCCAGTAACAGTGGATCATCAAGTAACGCTGGATCATCTACAAAAACAGGACCAGCTGGTACTGTTGTAGCCAGTAACAGTGGATCATCAAGTAACGCTGGATCAG TTACAAAAACAGGTCCATCTGGTACTGTTGTATCCAGTAACAGTGGATCATCAAGTAACGCTGGATCTGCTACAAAAACAGGACCAGCTGGTACTGTTTCATCCAGTAACAGTGGATCATCAAGTAACGCTGGATCAGTTACAAAAACAGGTCCATCTGGTACTGTTGTATCCAGTAACAGTGGATCATCAAGTAACGCTGGATCTGCTACAAAAACAGGACCATCTGGTACCGTTTCATCCAGTAACAGTGGCTCATCAAGTAACGCTGGATCATCTACAAAAACAGGACCAGCTGGTACTGTTGTATCCAGTAACAGTGGATCATCAAGTAACGCTGGATCATCTACAAAAACAGGACCAGCTGGTACTGTTGTATCCAGTAACAGTGGATCATCAAGTAACGCTGGATCAGTTACAAAAACAGGTCCATCTGGTACTGTTTCATCCAGTAACAGTGGATCATCAAGTAACGCTGGATCTGCTACAAAAACAGGACCATCTGGTACTGTTTCATCCAGTAACAGTGGATCATCAAGTAACGCTGGATCATCTACAAAAACAGGACCAGCTGGTACTGTTGTATCCAGTAACAGTGGATCATCAAGTAACGCTGGATCTGCTACAAAAACAGGACCAGCTGGTACTGTTGTATCCAGTAACAGTGGATCATCAAGTAACGCTGGATCAGTTACAAAAACAGGTCCATCTG GTACTGTTGTATCCAGTAACAGTGGATCATCAAGTAACGCTGGATCAGTTACAAAAACAGGTCCATCTGGTACTGTTTCATCCAGTAACAGTGGATCATCAAGTAACGCTGGATCATCTACAAAAACAGGACCAGCTGGTACTGTTGTATCCAGTAACAGTGGATCATCAAGTAACGCTGGATCCATAACAAAAGCAGGACCATCCGGTACTGTATCATCCAGTAACAGTGGCTCATCAAGTAACGCTGGATCATCTACAAGAACAGGACCAGCTGGTACTGTTGTATCCAGTAACAGTGGATCATCAAGTAACGCTGGATCTGCTACAAAAACAGGACCAGCTGGTACTGTTGTAGCCAGTAACAGTGGATCATCAAGTAACGCTGGATCAGTTACAAGAACAGGACCAGCTGGTACTGTTGTATCCAGTAACAGTGGATCATCAAGTAACGCTGGATCAGTTACAAAAACAGGTCCATCTGGAACAGTTTCATCCAGTAACAGTGGATCATCAAGTAACGCTGGATCATCTACAAGAACAGGACCAGCCGGTACTGTTGTATCCAGTAACAGTGGATCATCAAGTAACGCTGGATCAGTTACAAAAACAGGTCCATCTGGTACTGTTGTATCCAGTAACAGTGGATCATCAAGTAACGCTGGATCTGCTACAAAAACAGGACCAGCTGGTACTGTTGTATCCAGTAACAGTGGATCATCAAGTAACGCTGGATCTGCTACAAAAACAGGACCAGCTGGTACTGTTGTAGCCAGTAACAGTGGATCATCAAGTAACGCTGGATCAGTTACAAAAACAGGTCCATCTGGTACTGTTGTATCCAGTAACAGTGGATCATCAAGTAACGCTGGATCAGTTACAAAAACAGGTCCATCTGGTACTGTTGTATCCAGTAACAGTGGATCATCAAGTAACGCTGGATCTGCTACAAAAACAGGTCCATCTGGTACTGTTTCATCCAGTAACAGTGGATCATCAAGTAACGCTGGATCAGTTACAAAAACAG GTCCATCTGGTACTGTTTCATCCAGTAACAGTGGATCATCAAGTAACGCTGGATCAGTTACAAAAACAGGTCCATCTGGTACTGTTTCATCCAGTAACAGTGGATCATCAAGTAACGCTGGATCATCTACAAAAACAGGACCAGCTGGTACTGTTGTATCCAGTAACAGTGGATCATCAAGTAACGCTGGATCAGTTACAAAAACAGGTCCATCTGGTACTGTTTCATCCAGTAACAGTGGATCATCAAGTAACGCTGGATCAGTTACAAAAACAGGTCCATCTGGTACTGTTTCATCCAGTAACAGTGGATCATCAAGTAACGCTGGATCATCTACAAAAACAGGACCAGCTGGTACTGTTGTATCCAGTAACAGTGGATCATCAAGTAACGCTGGATCAGTTACAAAAACAGGTCCATCTGGTACTGTTTCATCCAGTAACAGTGGATCATCAAGTAACGCTGGATCATCTACAAGAACAGGACCAGCCGGTACTGTTTCATCCAGTAACAGTGGATCATCAAGTAACGCTGGATCAGTTACAAAAACAGGTCCATCTGGTACTGTTTCATCCAGTAACAGTGGCTCATCAAGTAACGCTGGATCATCTACAAAAACAGGACCAGCTGGTACTGTTGTATCCAGTAACAGTGGATCATCAAGTAACGCTGGATCAGTTACAAAAACAGGTCCATCTGGTACTGTTTCATCCAGTAACAGTGGATCATCAAGTAACGCTGGATCAGTTACAAAAACAGGTCCATCTGGTACTGTTTCATCCAGTAACAGTGGATCATCAAGTAACGCTGGATCAGTTACAAAAACAGGTCCATCTGGTACTGTTTCATCCAGTAACAGTGGATCATCAAGTAACGCTGGATCATCTACAAGAACAGGACCAGCTGGTACTGTTGTATCCAGTAACAGTGGATCATCAAGTAACGCTGGATCAGTTACAAAAACAGGTCCATCTGGTACTGTTTCATCCAGTAACAGTGGATCATCAAGTAACGCTGGATCATCTACAAAAACAGGACCATCTGGTACTGTATC ATCCAGTAACAGTGGATCATCAAGTAACGCTGGATCAGTTACAAAAACAGGACCATCCGGTACTGTATCATCCAGTAACAGTGGATCATCAAGTAACGCTGGATCATCTACAAGAACAGGACCAGCTGGTACTGTTGTATCCAGTAACAGTGGATCATCAAGTAACGCTGGATCATCTACGAATTCCGGAACAACTTCTGGCAGCGTATTATCTAGCACTACTGCATCTCCTACAAAACCAACTAAAATTTCTGGCAGCGTATCATCTAGTACCACTGCATCCCCCACAAAACCAACTAAAAATCCCGGCAACGTATCATCTAGTACTATTGCATCCCCTACAAAACCAACAAAAGCTGTCGTCAATCCTCACAACAGAGGTCATTCAGGTCATGAGCATCATCACCACAGAGGTCTGCATTGGGGTCATAAACTTAGAGAACACATACGCCATGAACGAATCATTCCACATCACGAGATAAGAAAGCATTCTCAACGTGATTGTTAA